In the genome of Quercus robur chromosome 3, dhQueRobu3.1, whole genome shotgun sequence, one region contains:
- the LOC126719644 gene encoding uncharacterized protein LOC126719644 has product MDVGHIILGRPWLYDLDVTLHGRSNSCSFMFEGKKIVLNPLKPKPIDISKKTEAPKAKGLNIISPKAFEKVVVQKSIVFVLVAKELHGETREEQPKEVKSVLQEFKDVFPKELPNHLPPMRDIQHAIDFVPGATLRNLPHYRMSPTEHVKLQRQVEEQLRKGFVRESISP; this is encoded by the coding sequence ATGGATGTAGGGCATATTATCTTAGGTAGACCTTGGCTTTATGATTTGGATGTCACCCTTCATGGGCGATCCAATTCTTGCTCATTTATGTTTGAAGGTAAGAAGATTGTGCTCAATCCTTTGAAACCCAAGCCAATCGATATAAGCAAGAAGACAGAAGCACCAAAGGCGAAAGGCCTAAACATCATAAGCCCAAAGGCATTTGAAAAGGTAGTAGTTCAAAAATCTATTGTGTTTGTCTTAGTTGCCAAGGAACTTCATGGAGAGACCCGTGAGGAGCAACCAAAAGAAGTGAAGTCAGTGCTCCAGGAATTTAAGGATGTTTTCCCTAAGGAACTCCCCAATCATTTACCACCCATGCGTGACATACAACACGCCATAGATTTTGTGCCTGGAGCGACCTTACGTAACTTGCCTCACTATAGGATGAGCCCTACAGAGCATGTCAAGTTGCAAAGGCAAGTAGAAGAACAACTTAGGAAGGGATTTGTTCGTGAAAGCATAAGCCCTTGA